In Odontesthes bonariensis isolate fOdoBon6 chromosome 9, fOdoBon6.hap1, whole genome shotgun sequence, the following proteins share a genomic window:
- the serpini1 gene encoding neuroserpin isoform X1 yields the protein MLILDVLSPLLLLLLSILLPGYGCRAADIPEDTTSEFSVRLYHQLQAAGGQENIIFSPLSVAVALGMVELGARGASLKEIRQAVGFSHLLPGVEFSLLQNLTTALSDDDTHYVIRFANSLFLQEGVTFNPEFLHMIKKYFRAEVETVDFSDSSAVAEQINNWVENHTESKIRALLSAEDFSSVTRLTLVNAIYFRGSWKNQFRPENTRTFSFSRDDGSEVQTLMMYQQGDFYYGEFSDGSQEAGGVYQVLEMPYEGDDMSMLIVLPRQEVPLASLEPIIKAPLLEEWANNVKRQKVEVYLPRFKVEQKIDLRSNLQGLGIKKIFTNEADLSAMTDGKDLYIGKAVQKAYLEVTEEGAEGAVGSGTPFSFFLLQLFLKFAAHR from the exons ATGTTGATCCTGGACGTTTTGTCcccgctgctcctcctcctcctctccattCTGTTGCCGGGCTACGGTTGCCGGGCGGCGGACATTCCAGAGGACACTACATCAGAGTTCTCTGTCAGACTGTACCACCAGCTGCAGGCAGCGGGGGGTCAGGAAAACATCATTTTTTCCCCGCTGAGCGTGGCTGTTGCCCTGGGCATGGTGGAGCTGGGAGCAAGGGGGGCTTCGCTGAAGGAGATACGACAGGCTGTGGGATTCAGCCACCTGCTGCCAG GCGTAGAGTTCTCTTTGCTCCAGAACCTGACAACGGCTCTTTCGGACGACGATACCCACTACGTGATCCGATTTGCTAACAGCCTCTTCCTGCAGGAAGGCGTCACCTTCAACCCAGAGTTTCTGCACATGATAAAGAAATACTTTCGAGCTGAAGTGGAAACGGTGGACTTCAGCGATTCGTCCGCAGTTGCTGAGCAGATCAACAACTGGGTGGAGAACCACACCGAGA GTAAAATCCGTGCGCTGCTGTCAGCCGAGGACTTCAGCAGCGTGACCCGCCTGACTCTAGTGAACGCCATCTATTTCCGGGGCTCCTGGAAAAACCAGTTCAGGCCAGAGAATACCAGGACCTTTTCCTTCAGCAGAGATGACGGCTCTGAAGTTCAAACCCTCATGATGTATCAGCAAGGAGACTTTTACTACG GCGAGTTCAGCGATGGCTCACAGGAGGCTGGCGGCGTGTACCAGGTATTGGAGATGCCCTACGAGGGAGACGACATGTCCATGTTGATCGTCCTGCCTCGGCAGGAGGTGCCGCTGGCTTCCCTCGAGCCCATCATCAAAGCACCACTGCTGGAGGAGTGGGCTAACAATGTCAAACGACAGAAGGTGGAAGTATACCTCCCGAG GTTTAAGGTAGAGCAGAAAATTGATCTGAGGAGCAATCTGCAGGGGCTGGGAATTAAGAAGATCTTTACCAATGAAGCTGATCTCTCTGCaatgacag ATGGTAAGGACCTGTACATTGGGAAGGCAGTGCAGAAGGCTTACCTGGAAGTGACAGAGGAGGGGGCAGAAGGAGCTGTTGGGTCAGGTACaccattctctttttttttgcttcaacTGTTTCTGAAATTTGCGGCACACCGATGA
- the serpini1 gene encoding neuroserpin isoform X2 produces the protein MLILDVLSPLLLLLLSILLPGYGCRAADIPEDTTSEFSVRLYHQLQAAGGQENIIFSPLSVAVALGMVELGARGASLKEIRQAVGFSHLLPGVEFSLLQNLTTALSDDDTHYVIRFANSLFLQEGVTFNPEFLHMIKKYFRAEVETVDFSDSSAVAEQINNWVENHTESKIRALLSAEDFSSVTRLTLVNAIYFRGSWKNQFRPENTRTFSFSRDDGSEVQTLMMYQQGDFYYGEFSDGSQEAGGVYQVLEMPYEGDDMSMLIVLPRQEVPLASLEPIIKAPLLEEWANNVKRQKVEVYLPRFKVEQKIDLRSNLQGLGIKKIFTNEADLSAMTDGKDLYIGKAVQKAYLEVTEEGAEGAVGSGMIALTRTLVLYPQVMADHPFFFVIRNRRTGSILFMGRVMTPEVVEPSDQDFDSM, from the exons ATGTTGATCCTGGACGTTTTGTCcccgctgctcctcctcctcctctccattCTGTTGCCGGGCTACGGTTGCCGGGCGGCGGACATTCCAGAGGACACTACATCAGAGTTCTCTGTCAGACTGTACCACCAGCTGCAGGCAGCGGGGGGTCAGGAAAACATCATTTTTTCCCCGCTGAGCGTGGCTGTTGCCCTGGGCATGGTGGAGCTGGGAGCAAGGGGGGCTTCGCTGAAGGAGATACGACAGGCTGTGGGATTCAGCCACCTGCTGCCAG GCGTAGAGTTCTCTTTGCTCCAGAACCTGACAACGGCTCTTTCGGACGACGATACCCACTACGTGATCCGATTTGCTAACAGCCTCTTCCTGCAGGAAGGCGTCACCTTCAACCCAGAGTTTCTGCACATGATAAAGAAATACTTTCGAGCTGAAGTGGAAACGGTGGACTTCAGCGATTCGTCCGCAGTTGCTGAGCAGATCAACAACTGGGTGGAGAACCACACCGAGA GTAAAATCCGTGCGCTGCTGTCAGCCGAGGACTTCAGCAGCGTGACCCGCCTGACTCTAGTGAACGCCATCTATTTCCGGGGCTCCTGGAAAAACCAGTTCAGGCCAGAGAATACCAGGACCTTTTCCTTCAGCAGAGATGACGGCTCTGAAGTTCAAACCCTCATGATGTATCAGCAAGGAGACTTTTACTACG GCGAGTTCAGCGATGGCTCACAGGAGGCTGGCGGCGTGTACCAGGTATTGGAGATGCCCTACGAGGGAGACGACATGTCCATGTTGATCGTCCTGCCTCGGCAGGAGGTGCCGCTGGCTTCCCTCGAGCCCATCATCAAAGCACCACTGCTGGAGGAGTGGGCTAACAATGTCAAACGACAGAAGGTGGAAGTATACCTCCCGAG GTTTAAGGTAGAGCAGAAAATTGATCTGAGGAGCAATCTGCAGGGGCTGGGAATTAAGAAGATCTTTACCAATGAAGCTGATCTCTCTGCaatgacag ATGGTAAGGACCTGTACATTGGGAAGGCAGTGCAGAAGGCTTACCTGGAAGTGACAGAGGAGGGGGCAGAAGGAGCTGTTGGGTCAG GGATGATCGCCCTGACCAGGACTCTGGTACTGTACCCACAGGTCATGGCAGATCACCCATTCTTCTTTGTCATCAGAAACAGAAGGACAG GCTCCATCCTCTTCATGGGCAGAGTCATGACCCCCGAAGTCGTTGAGCCGAGCGACCAAGACTTTGACTCCATGTAA